Proteins co-encoded in one Ruegeria sp. YS9 genomic window:
- the aroQ gene encoding type II 3-dehydroquinate dehydratase: protein MHNVLVLNGPNLNLLGTRQPEVYGDTTLHMIEDRCVQHGASIGLDVTHLQSNHEGVLLDAIHAARGVQSGLVLNAGAFTHTSIALMDAIASVELPVVEVHLSNIHAREAFRHRSYVAPVALGQICGFGAQSYILALDALAAHLKAGNTT from the coding sequence ATGCATAACGTCTTGGTATTGAATGGCCCTAACCTCAATCTGCTTGGTACACGGCAGCCCGAGGTTTACGGCGACACAACATTGCACATGATCGAGGACCGCTGCGTTCAGCATGGGGCGTCCATAGGGCTTGATGTAACGCATCTGCAATCCAATCACGAAGGTGTGCTGCTTGACGCCATTCATGCGGCCCGTGGTGTGCAAAGCGGGCTGGTACTGAACGCAGGGGCATTCACGCATACGTCGATTGCCCTCATGGATGCCATTGCATCTGTAGAGTTGCCGGTTGTCGAAGTGCATCTCTCCAACATTCATGCCCGAGAAGCCTTCCGGCACAGGTCCTACGTAGCCCCTGTCGCATTGGGTCAGATCTGTGGCTTCGGTGCCCAAAGCTATATCCTCGCGCTGGACGCGCTCGCGGCTCATCTGAAAGCGGGCAACACGACATGA